The Haloferax sp. Atlit-12N region ATCTCAGAGGCTACGGTGCAGCAGCACCGATGTTGTTGTTCGAGTTGTTGAATGGAAGGTCGATCGTCTCCCTACGCTGGCCACCAGTGGAACTGATTCATAGCTCTCGTTAGACACAGTATCTATCATCGGTGCTCATGATCTTGGAGTCGGATTTTCTACACCCTTTTCAAACACTGATTTCGGGTTGAGGGATGCTACACCCCCGGAATTCACGGGTGTACATGGACGCCAAGTTCCCGCAAGGGTGTACCCGATAATTCCCGACCAAGGGTGTAGAAATTCGCCGGCAAAAACGAGGTCCCCACATTCGAAACGAATCCCAATCCCTCGATTTGTGGGTTAGTGCGCCCTCTCTCGGCTTTGTAGCTTCACCAACACGTGTCTTGACGCCGCTCACACGGGCACCTGAGCAGGTCGAATCGACCCCCTCAAACACCCGAATCGCCGGTACACCCCAACAAAAGTGGGGTGTACCGGGAGATTTCGGAACGCGATTGCGTCCCAATTTCGGGTGTGACGAAGCATCTGTGTGCGCTGGTTCGACGCGTTCTGAACACCCTCGCTTCCGTCGCTACTGCCAGTTGTGGAGCCTCTCGACTCGAACTGTGGGTTCGTTCGATTGCGTCGTGAAACGACTGTGCTTCGGTTCGACCCCATGCATCCGCGATTCGATTGCGATTCGAGCGTGTTGTTCCGGGAGAAATTGTGGGTGTACAAACACTTGATTCGGCCAATTCGGACAGCCCTCATTACCGATTAAGTACCCCCCACATCGATATCTCCAGCAAAATGATCGCCCGAGAGGAAGTATTCGACGTTGACGCCTTCGTACCCGCCGATCTCGTCCACCGGAACCACGAGTTGAACCTCCTCTCGACGGCTCTCTCACCCATTCTCAACGGTAAGTCGGGATCGAACACCATCGTCACCGGTCCCTCGGGAGTGGGGAAGACGACAACCGCGCGGTTCGGACTCGCGCAGCTCCAAACCGAGGCGGACGTCGTCACGAAGTACGTCAACTGCTGGGACGACCACCGGCCGTGGGTCGTCCTCTACGACATTCTCTCGGAGGTCGGGAAAGTGTGGGACCTCCACCGACGGTCGACGGCCCACGACATGCTCCTGACCCGGCTTCGGGAGTCCATCGACAAACCGTACGTCGTCATCCTCGACGAAGTCGACCGCTTGGACGAAACAGACCTACTGTATAGTCTGGATGCGATTCCAGAACTGACGCTCGTGTTGATCACGAACCGCGAAGAAGAACTGTTCGCCTCGATGGACGAGCGGGTTCACTCGCGGTTCCGGTCGGGCGTACGGATTTACTGCGAACCCTACCGCGTCTCGGAGCTGGTCGAGATTCTCGATGCGCGAGTTCGGGAGGGACTGCAGTACGACGTGCCGACGGAGATTCTCGAACGAATCGCCGACCACGCCGCCGGCGATGCTCGCGTGTCGATTCGGTCGCTCTATCGAGCCGCGAAGTTGGCCGGCGATGATGTGATAACGTCGGCCGTCGTCGACGAGGCAGTTCCGTTGGCGCGTGGGGAGTTACGCCAGAAGACGACGAGTCAATTGAAGGTCCACGAAGCGACGCTGCTGGAACTCGTTCGCGAGCACGGCCCGCTGAAGATGGGTGAGTTGCGGCCGCTGTATATCGAGGAATCCGGAGAGGAACGGGCGGCACGGTCGCTTCGGCGTGACCTGCAGAAGTTGGCCGACTACAACTTGGTAGAAGCGCGAGGGGAGACGAATGGGCGGCGGTATGTGGGGTTGTGAGCTGACCTATGAGATGACAAAGATAGCTTTTGAGATGATTCACACTAACGGATGAACTGAAATAGTGGCAGACCCACCGAAATTTGACAGGTTGTCTTCAGCTTAGCACAGACAGTACTTACTTCCCTTACTGTGTCACTTCTATTAGTGAATGACTGAGTATAACGAGGGATTGATTCCATCAGATACTCTTGAGTCAATGACTCGTGAGTGGTCATATGAAAAAGTCGACTCACGGACCCACCAGTGGTCTCGTCCATTAGACAGAGATGAGATAGACTGGGATATTTCGAATGTTGACCTCGTTGGTACTGATGTTCCTGTCCGTATTGTTAGTCTCGAATACCATGAGCAATGGTCTATACATGGGTTGGAAACTGCAGGACCCGATAATCACCGTCCCGGGTTCATCGAAACAATTTCATCTGAATACGTCACTTCCGCGGACAGCCTAGAAGAGGCAGTCAAGATTGTCAGAGAATTTGTTGAACAGCTCTCTTAGGTCTAATTACAGCGGCCGTCAGGGAATATTAGTGATACACCGTGAGGACCAATAGTTACTTTCCGCTTTCGAGTGTCCACGTGAGCACCGCCCCTCGGTGATGAACCTCGTGTTGAAGCCCAGAGAACGGAACAACATTGTCGACCTCAATTGAATGGTCTGTCCAATGGGTGACATCAGCCGCGAACTTGTCAGCTATCTCTTCCCCTGTGATCTCTGTTCCAGCACCCTCGACTGGCCGATAATACATCCCCAAGAATGATTTCGTAGATTGAATTTCAGCCGCGGCCAGCTTATTCACATCGTGAATGAACGAACGCGGATTCCGATCCTGAAACGGGTTGAAAACCTTACTAAACTCCCGGGCGTACGGATTTCCATTGGCCTTCTGGAAGCGGAACAACTTCGCCTCACAATACTCTGATTTCTCGTCCGCTTCGAGATAGAGATCAGCTGCTTGCCCGCCTGGATAACGAACCGTGGATACGTCGCTTTTTGCCGTTGAAATCAGTCCGTCAAACAGGTCCCGCTGGGTGACGGCCTGCACGAGTGAATCGATTTGGTCGTCCTCATCGTGAGGGCCAATTCCCGGACCATACGTCCGGTTTTCTCCAATCTCGGCGTCTACCTTCTGAATCACGTCTACAAACGAATCAGCGAGTTGGCCAACGAGACTTCGCGTACTGCTCATACAACAATCCATAGGATAGAACCCATGTTTGTAATTCCTCTTTCAAGTCGAGAACGTACTGTGAGTAGACTCGGTACGAGAACGACTAGTCTATGTGCATAATGTGTATTAGGTGCACGAACGTTCAGGATCCACCTTCGACTGTCATGATACAGACAAGTACTGATGTCGAAGGAGATCGATTACGAGACGGCGGAGGAACTACTCCGGGAGACGTGGCGCGAGGTGACTGAGAGTAGTCAGTCAGAGTACGTGGATAAAGACGAACTCAGAGATGAGATACGCCAAATTGTCTCCGCAGACAAGTATGGAACGAGAACGTTCAAGTATATCTTCGTGACGAACGTACTCTCGAAGGCGGTCAATCCTGAGGTACACACGTTAGCGCTGAAAGACAGTAGTACACTCGATGGCTCGTTTAACTCTGGAGGGTTAGCGACAGACGTCGTCACCGATTGGGAGAAGGACAATGGTGAGCGATTAGGAGGATCGAACGAACCACGGACAAATAGCGTCTACTATCGTCAGGCAGAACTCAACCGAGACTACGAGGTTCGGAATAACGAGCTATATCAGACGCTGATCGATGTACTGCTGGAGCTCCAAGAGGGCGTCGAGAACGGGTCGATAGCACCAATCGACATGCTCCGTCAGACACTCTACGAGGTATCGAGACTCGATCCGACGACAGTCAGTTACACGAACCCACCTGATGTTCCGTATCTCGACCTCGAAGCGGTCGTTCGCGAGTACTTGACTGAATCAAGTACTGGTGAACGACTCGCGGCCGTCACCGCTGGCGTACTCGATGCCCAGTACTTCGTCGCCGATAAAGATGATGCGTATATCAAAGTTGACCACGTGAACGTTGCCGACGAGAACTCGAACGCCGCTGGCGACATCGAAGTGTTCGCATCGGATGACGAAGCTGAGCTGCTACAAGCAGTTGAGGTGAAAGACAAACCAGCGACGAAAGCTGACATTCAACACTCGATCACTACCGGCCGTGAACACGAGTTGGGTGAGTATCTCTTCGTGCTCGGTCAGGGGTTCAGATCGGAAGCCGAACGTAAGCGGGCCATGGCCGCAATCGAAGATGCGGAAATCGAACTCATTCTCCTCACACACGACGATCTCCTCAGTAGTCTGAAATTCCAGCGGAGAGCAGGCCGACGTCGCTTCCGAGAGTCCGTCGGAGAGTTCCTCAACGATATGCGAGCACAGGAGGATAGCAAAGCCAACTGGAAAGCAGGAATCGAATCGTTAGCCCAATAAACGCAGTCTACAGTGACACTTCCGCGTTCAGAACGGAGAGACGATCACTCTTGCTGCCGCTTGGATCTTCTTGCACGTCTTCAGTCAGCCTGATTTCGGGATCGCTATCGAGCCGTCGCCGAAGTAACTCGAGTACGTCGACAGCCTGTGCGATGCGCTTTCCACGGCCGACGATTGACACAGATTCTCCTCGTTCGAGCTTCGGGAGAATAGATTCGACGTAGTGCCACGGGGAGTATTCAGGTGAAACAGTCACGGTCGCATCGATGTCGACCGAGGCGTTCCCACCGTCTGCACGGACGGAGGCCGATCTCTCCGTATCGCTGACAGCTGGTGTTTCGATGCCCAACTGTTCCAGCATCGCTCGAACAATCGACTCTGCAAGTCCAGGAGGGACCGAGTTTCCGATCTGTCGTTGAACCTCACGGCATGGGCCACAGATTTCGTAGTCGACCGGAATGTCCATCAAGCGCATCTCCTCCAAGAAGGAGTAGCGACGAGACCGCCAGTGGAAAGGTCCGACGTACGTTCCCGGCGAGGCTTGGAGCGTCCATGTCGGGCGGTCTGGGTCTTGTTTGAGGAGGTAGTTGTAGTGTCGCGAACGCCAGTCAAACACCTTCTCATCGAGTTCGTCATCGTCTCGCTCCACGTACTCGCCCTTCTCGGGGACGTACTTCCGCTCAGAGAAATGCTGGTAGTTGCCACCTGGCGGAACATCCTTGAGAAGGTAGCCGTACTTGCCGCCGACAGCGTTCACGTACCCACTATCAGCCGTCAACTCGGCATCGACATCGAAGTCAGTCAGTGCTTCCTCAGCAGTCACCCACGAGGGCTTTCCAGTAATCGGGTTCTTCGCTTCGACGTGCGTCGGATCGGGGAAGTATGGCTTCTCGTCGTCGCGAAAGCCGACGATGAAGAGTCGCTCGCGCGTTTGTGGCACCCCGTAGTCAGCGGCGTTCAGTACAGAGTGGTTGAGCGTGTACCCCGCGTCGGCAAACGCCCGCGTGATAATCTCGAAGTCATCGCCGTCGTTTGCGGACGCCAGTCCACGGACGTTCTCGAAGACGAACGCCTTCGGCTGTATCTCCTCGAGCAGTCGAACGTACTCCTCGAACAGCAACCCACGTTCAGCGTCAGTCCCCTGTCGCATCCCCTCGTTCGATCGAGAAAACGTCTGGCATGGTGGTCCACCGACGATGAAATCGATCTCGTCGGTCCCAGCGGCTTCGAGCAATTCCTCAGCGGAGATATCGTGGATATCACCCTCAACGACCGACCAGTCGTACTTCGCATCCGTTCCAGCAAGTCCGGCTTCGTACTCCGAACTGTTCGCTCGGAGCGACGCCGCAGCGTGTTCATCCGCATCGAGCGTTACTAATGTCTCTACCCCAGCGCGGTGGAGGCCGATATCAATCCCGCCCAGCCCAGAGAAGAGGCTAATCGCAGTAGGGCCGCTCATCGTTGTTATCTGTATTTTGGCGAACGGCTACAAGAGTGTTCTTACTGGAGATATCTGGGTTCCATGGCATCGTGTTTGAGCTGCTTGATTGGTGGCTGGATCTGATTCTTCGAGTTCTATGTACATTATGTGCAGTAGCGCTCTTATGTACAGCTCAAGCAGACACGTCTGTCAATGCCAGAGCCGCATACTGTGAAGGCCCGTGTCCACCACGGATCCGAATCTCTCGATTTGACTATTCCTGCTGAAATGAAGCGTGAACACGGGATTTCTGCGGGAGATGTCTTTCTTGTCGGCGTCGACGAAGACGGTGATCGCCTGACCCTCGAGTACGAACGAATACACGAGGTGGAGTGAGTCGAATATTCATCGGTCAGTCAACATCAAAATGAGACGTCATAGTCACTCGTGTAGCGGGGTCGCTGAACAGACATCAAGGTACTCGCAACGATGGCACTTGGCAGGGTTTGTCGTCGGTTCCGTAGGGCGCTCATCTCGCCAGTACCCGAGTGCCCAGTTGAGTTCGTTTAGGTACTCGATTCGGGAATAATCGAAGACGTGGTAGAACACGTTATCATCGAGTTTGTGGTCGCCGACGCCAAACGAAGGATAGTCGCTAAGAAGTTCCTGTTGGAGGACTTTAGCACGTTCGAGACCAAGGTCGCGAGAGTGGCTTAGAATCCCGATTCGGAGGTCTTCGGTGTCGAACCCAAGTCGATCAAGTATGAACCCGTACAACCAGACCTGAATCCGCTGGTTATCGTACACTTGGCTGGGTCGAGAGGAAGTTTTTCGGTCGAAAACAACCTGTGGTTTTTGATTCTCGAAGACGATGGCGTCTGGTTTCCCGCCTAGATAGAACTCAGCGGCGTCGCCAACGAAACCAGACTCGACGATTATTTGGAGGTCACCACTCTCAATCCCCTCCCAGAGTTCATCGTCAGACACTTCCACAGCATCCTCGGCAGCTTTCTTGTGGACTTCTGTTCCTTTCGTCTTTTCTTCCGTCTCAACGTCGCCATGCTTCTCACGAAGGTCGAGGGTCTGCTCGCAGTAGAACTGTTGGCCGATTTGACTCGGATAGAGTTGCTTGTTTTTGTGTTCGACGTACTCTGTGGCAAGTTGGTCGCGTCGAGCCCGGATCTCGTTGAGTGTCATTGCTCAGTTAGTACTTTCTCTGTACGACCATCACCTTCCCTCTTATAAGATTGCTAACTGCTTTGAGCAAATGCAAGACGATAGTACTCACCAGAAATGTCTAATTACAGTACTTATTAGACGCCCGAGAGCAACGAAATACGCCGTCTTGGATGGAGTCCCCCCTGCAAAGACTTCCAGATCCTACGATAGTTGTATATTTACGCATGATTTTACAAAATTCTAGATATACTCCCAAAACCTTCGGAGTACCATTATTACATTGATATTGTATCAATATACAAACTATCAATGCCTTCAGAGTATGAGTCGTAATTGTACTCTCCAGGAACTGAATAACTCATCTGCACCTCAAAAAGACTCCTTGACGCCTCCCATGCACCAATTGTGGACAGTTTAGTACTTTGAGGAGCGACGACGACATTTCGTTTAGATATTCGGTCTTGGATGATGTCACTTACAATCTCTCTAGTGCCATCAATTGATGCTGCTGGGAATTGAAACGTATCTACCTCTGGCTGTGCTAAAATCATGTCCTGTTCATTTTCATTTCTATCTAGGAAATCTGGATTGGTTGGTGGGTCGCCTATTCCAAGCATCACCTCGGATGCCTCAAACTCTTCAATTATCTTTTCAGCCCGATTACTCTCAAACCCAGATAAAAGAACTAACGTCGTGGGACGTGTTGATTGATGTATTCCTGCCTGGCCAAGGATATTCCTAATATTTCTATGCCCCCTACTCAGCCATTCACCATGGCTCTTTGGTGACACATAAAATACATTTGGATCTTGGGGCTCAAATCGATAATAGAGCAGATTTAGGAGAATTAGAAGAGTCTCTTTACTGAAACACGTTGAGTCAATACTAACTCGGAGAGAGTTGTCTGACTCAAAACCGAGATCTGCCATTTCATTCTCAAATGCCTGAAGCTGTTTGCCAGAATTCAACCAACTTCCTTTAGCTACTCGAACCTCATCACAGTAGTCTTCAAGCTCATTTTTTAATGACTTTAGGTTGTCTTTTGTCGACTCTACACCGTAATCAGATAGCAACTCCTCATTCACATACACAATACCGACTTTAGCGCGGTACCCGGTTGAAAGAGCATCCACTACTGCTGTTGCACGCGGTTCGAAACCAGCGCTCACAATGAAGAGGTCGTCCTTTTCAGTATCTTGAAGTAACCCTCCTTTGGACCTGAACTCTCTATAGCTGAATTTCTTGGTCATTAGTTGAAATCCTCCAGCCCACTTTGTCTTTCATCATCACCTAGGACCCTGCGAACAAATTCCTGTGGGTCATTGCAACCCTCTTCTAGTTGGCGTTGTGTGAGTCTGATCCTCCCTTGGAACCCTGTTGGGTCAATTTTAAATTGTGGGGCAAGCCTCCGATTCAAGATATACCAGTCTTCTCTTCCCCCTCCATCTTTACTACTGTATGTATCCTTTTGGAAATATTGCATAGCCCGACCAAGCTCAAGTACTGATTTCACTTCGGAGTCCTCATCAATCTCTTCTCGGATAGTAAACGAAAATATCCGTGGCTCGCGTGAATCTTTGTCATGGAGGCGGTTATAGAATAGTTGACCGAGAGATTTAACTAACGTAATTAATTTGTCAAGGTGACTCCGTCGCTCTGGTTTCAGGTCTTTCTTCATCTTCTCAGGCTCACCAATCAACAAGTCTCGGGAATACTCTCGCAATATTTTATCTTGAATTCTGGGAGGTATCTCTTCCATCTCATCTACATCCACTCCATCGCTTTTCAGTTCTTCAACCATTAGGAAGCATGGATCGAGGAAATACCGTATTCTCCCAGAAGAGATATGGACTAAATTTTCGAAGCCTGCGTAACTTTTTCTATTTTTTCTATCTGCTAATTCCTGGAACAGTCTTGCATTTGCATATCTGTTAATAAAGTCGGAGCGTTCTCCCGGTTCATCTTCTTCAACCCATTCTTCTGCTACTTGTTCTTTAATTTCTTCAAGTAATTCTTGCTCAAACTCGTTTTTAGGGAGAAATTCCTCGATGTTGTTTGCTGGAATTTCTGATAACTCTAGTCTTTTGTTCGCAATTTCGCGGACTTTTTGAGCGTAGTTGCTATCATTCCTAGTATAAATCTCATCAATCGAAACCTCTGTGTAGTCGTGCGGTATCTCAATTCTTCCGCGACCTACCGTGCTGAATGTTTCATATCTTTCCTTACTAGATGAAACCTTGACGCAAACTGTTCCCTGATCCCGGTTCGCAATCCACGTGTTAACAACTTGTTGTTGGCGCTTCGTCAAATGGAATGCATCATCAAGCAGGATATATATCGGCACATTTGGCTGCTGTAGCAGATTTTGGACATTTGAAATTAGTGGCAAGAGGAAATCGTGGTAACCGCTTGTTGCTCCTTGATAGCGAGCGTCTTCTGAGAATGGGACTTTGTTCAGGTAATGAGTGACTCTCCGCTTTTCTTCTTCAAACAACTTGTTTAGCCATTTAAGTGGAGAATCGGACTTGTTGTGGTAATTATCTGCTTGGTTTTTTGACGCTGCAATTGAGGCGGTATCAAACAAGTTTGCAGCACGTTCTGCAAATTCTACCTTGTCATCTATATTGAAATAATCCTCAGGAAACTGTGATGAAAGTACAGATGTAACCTCTTCTGCTATTGATAAGTTTAGGAGGTGCTCAGTAATTACACGTGCTTCCGCGTTGCTCAGTAGGTTCAACTCTTCTTTATCAATTTCACCTTTACTACAAGGTGTATAAACACCGACATATGGGTCGTTCTTGGAGAAGAATTCTTCAACTCCTCCAGCTTCGATAAACTGACATTGTGGTTCCATATACCGAAGAATGAAACTCTTCCCTGATCCTCTTGAGCCCCATAAGAAGGAGTGCTTCTGCTGGTTAATTGCTGAGAAGCGTGTGTGTTTCTTAACAAATAGATCGACAATTGTTTCTGGTGAGACTTGATCTAAGGCATCAGGACTGTGGACAGTAAACGGGTTTTCTGAGATGTTAATCATTATTTCTCGACCGCCTCAAGTTTTTCCGGGTTAAGATTTTGATTCTTTTCAAAGAACTTGTCATAGATCTCTACGTTAGGATATCCATCTGCCCCCGCGAGACCTGACACACCGAGTGTTTCATTTATTTCTTCTTCAATTTCACCCACTTCACCCATTAAACTCAGCCTCACGTGCATATCTCTTATATCAACGAACTCCCTGAACTCGGAAGCGCAGTACACTTTCTCGTTGTTCATTTTCTCAAGCCGACATATTATGTATTCTATGAGGGTGATCTCCCCATCTGTGGCTCGAGATTGGTACTCGTCCGGAACAGGGAACCGTTTCATTGCACTTTCCTCTGTCAATTCAATATTGACACTAACTGTGTTCCGTCTCGGCTTGGGGACAATACCCGTGATCGAGTCTGCAAATCGCCAATATATTTCACTTTCTTCGGGTACGTTCTCCCAAATAGCCCTACCCGCACTTACCCTCTCTTGGTTCTCAGAGATTTCGTCAGCAAATCTCAACAATGCAGACAATGATCTGGATTTTACAGTAAACGACTCATGTCCGATCGTGACTTCGGTCTTCGTTCGTGGTATCTCTAGCCCATTCTTTCCGTCCCCGGTATGTGCTTTGACGATTCGGCTGACGACACTTTGTATACCTGTATTTGGGAAGGCGAGATCTTGGATCTCCTTGGCGATTCTCGCGGTTTCATCTTCATGCCCTGCCCGTTGGCTTACCATTCCCACGTCATGCCAAATGGTGGCAGTAAGTAGAAGATACATATCCATATAGCTAAGAGATCCGTACTCATCTGATTCCATTTCCTCACTTAGGAGGCAATTCAATTGGTTGATTACGGATTTAACATGCTTCTCCCCATGGTCTGTAAACCACTGACAATTATTGAGCACCCACGGGTAGTACTGTCGCTCTAGATATTTCTTCACATTTCTGTAATTGTGCAGTAGTGTGTCAGCAGACTCGCTGCCGTCATCAGCAATTGATTCCAATGCTTCCTCAAGTGTTGGCATATTTATACTTAATGGGCGTCAAATCCATTCGTTGTCCGGACAAGGTGATGGATATTACTATACCCTTCGATTGAATAGAAAGTAGTACAGTTGGATCACGATAAAGAGTCATCAAACTAAAGTACAGCGATGCAGTTCTTTTGACCAGATGAATTCGGGTTGCAAACTGACTGCTTTAGATCTATTTTGCGGTGCAGGGGGACTCAGCTTTGGTCTGGAGCAAGCAGGTATCGAGGTTGTTGCTGGTGTTGATGCTGACCACCACTCCATCTCAACCTACTCTTACAATCATGATGGCAGAGGCGTCTGTCTTGACCTCACCAGCTCCAACATACATGAAAAAATATCAGAAGAAATTCGAGGAAACGGATTTGACCCAGAAGATATTGATATAGTGGCTGGTGGGCCTCCCTGTAAGGGCTTCTCGAAAGCGAATTCGATCACACAAAACCGGGATAATCCTTTGAATGTTCTCCCAGAACTGTTTCTTGAGATTGCTGAAGAGTTCAGTCCTCGCGGAATCATATTAGAAAACGTCCCTCCACTTCTGACTATGGAAGAGGGACAATATAAGGATAGTATCCTGGACACTCTCCAAGACTGGGGATTCCATCACCGCTTTGGGGTTCTCCATGCTGATGAATATGGTGTACCACAATTACGACGTCGAGTTTTCTTCATAGCCTCTTCAGAAGGACGCCCTAATTTTCCTCAGACTACACACAACCCCGGGGCTAGAGAGTATGAAGAGTTCGAACATGATCCACACTTAGATGATCCAGTCACGGTTCGGGATGCTATATACGATCTTCCACGACTCCCTAAAGGTGGAGGCGGTAGCGAAGTAA contains the following coding sequences:
- a CDS encoding Cdc6/Cdc18 family protein codes for the protein MIAREEVFDVDAFVPADLVHRNHELNLLSTALSPILNGKSGSNTIVTGPSGVGKTTTARFGLAQLQTEADVVTKYVNCWDDHRPWVVLYDILSEVGKVWDLHRRSTAHDMLLTRLRESIDKPYVVILDEVDRLDETDLLYSLDAIPELTLVLITNREEELFASMDERVHSRFRSGVRIYCEPYRVSELVEILDARVREGLQYDVPTEILERIADHAAGDARVSIRSLYRAAKLAGDDVITSAVVDEAVPLARGELRQKTTSQLKVHEATLLELVREHGPLKMGELRPLYIEESGEERAARSLRRDLQKLADYNLVEARGETNGRRYVGL
- a CDS encoding restriction endonuclease, SacI family, coding for MSKEIDYETAEELLRETWREVTESSQSEYVDKDELRDEIRQIVSADKYGTRTFKYIFVTNVLSKAVNPEVHTLALKDSSTLDGSFNSGGLATDVVTDWEKDNGERLGGSNEPRTNSVYYRQAELNRDYEVRNNELYQTLIDVLLELQEGVENGSIAPIDMLRQTLYEVSRLDPTTVSYTNPPDVPYLDLEAVVREYLTESSTGERLAAVTAGVLDAQYFVADKDDAYIKVDHVNVADENSNAAGDIEVFASDDEAELLQAVEVKDKPATKADIQHSITTGREHELGEYLFVLGQGFRSEAERKRAMAAIEDAEIELILLTHDDLLSSLKFQRRAGRRRFRESVGEFLNDMRAQEDSKANWKAGIESLAQ
- the dcm gene encoding DNA (cytosine-5-)-methyltransferase, which codes for MSGPTAISLFSGLGGIDIGLHRAGVETLVTLDADEHAAASLRANSSEYEAGLAGTDAKYDWSVVEGDIHDISAEELLEAAGTDEIDFIVGGPPCQTFSRSNEGMRQGTDAERGLLFEEYVRLLEEIQPKAFVFENVRGLASANDGDDFEIITRAFADAGYTLNHSVLNAADYGVPQTRERLFIVGFRDDEKPYFPDPTHVEAKNPITGKPSWVTAEEALTDFDVDAELTADSGYVNAVGGKYGYLLKDVPPGGNYQHFSERKYVPEKGEYVERDDDELDEKVFDWRSRHYNYLLKQDPDRPTWTLQASPGTYVGPFHWRSRRYSFLEEMRLMDIPVDYEICGPCREVQRQIGNSVPPGLAESIVRAMLEQLGIETPAVSDTERSASVRADGGNASVDIDATVTVSPEYSPWHYVESILPKLERGESVSIVGRGKRIAQAVDVLELLRRRLDSDPEIRLTEDVQEDPSGSKSDRLSVLNAEVSL
- a CDS encoding AbrB/MazE/SpoVT family DNA-binding domain-containing protein, whose amino-acid sequence is MPEPHTVKARVHHGSESLDLTIPAEMKREHGISAGDVFLVGVDEDGDRLTLEYERIHEVE
- a CDS encoding PD-(D/E)XK nuclease family protein, with translation MTLNEIRARRDQLATEYVEHKNKQLYPSQIGQQFYCEQTLDLREKHGDVETEEKTKGTEVHKKAAEDAVEVSDDELWEGIESGDLQIIVESGFVGDAAEFYLGGKPDAIVFENQKPQVVFDRKTSSRPSQVYDNQRIQVWLYGFILDRLGFDTEDLRIGILSHSRDLGLERAKVLQQELLSDYPSFGVGDHKLDDNVFYHVFDYSRIEYLNELNWALGYWRDERPTEPTTNPAKCHRCEYLDVCSATPLHE
- a CDS encoding HD domain-containing protein, which encodes MPTLEEALESIADDGSESADTLLHNYRNVKKYLERQYYPWVLNNCQWFTDHGEKHVKSVINQLNCLLSEEMESDEYGSLSYMDMYLLLTATIWHDVGMVSQRAGHEDETARIAKEIQDLAFPNTGIQSVVSRIVKAHTGDGKNGLEIPRTKTEVTIGHESFTVKSRSLSALLRFADEISENQERVSAGRAIWENVPEESEIYWRFADSITGIVPKPRRNTVSVNIELTEESAMKRFPVPDEYQSRATDGEITLIEYIICRLEKMNNEKVYCASEFREFVDIRDMHVRLSLMGEVGEIEEEINETLGVSGLAGADGYPNVEIYDKFFEKNQNLNPEKLEAVEK
- a CDS encoding DNA cytosine methyltransferase, which encodes MNSGCKLTALDLFCGAGGLSFGLEQAGIEVVAGVDADHHSISTYSYNHDGRGVCLDLTSSNIHEKISEEIRGNGFDPEDIDIVAGGPPCKGFSKANSITQNRDNPLNVLPELFLEIAEEFSPRGIILENVPPLLTMEEGQYKDSILDTLQDWGFHHRFGVLHADEYGVPQLRRRVFFIASSEGRPNFPQTTHNPGAREYEEFEHDPHLDDPVTVRDAIYDLPRLPKGGGGSEVMEYDPPVEYLTEYVRSMRSQIEDSVVYNHRTTVNRESTYRRFKYISQGGNWEDIPAELMSNYKNRSQTHDHIYRRLKPDMPAYTVANFRKQMMVHPLKESPGEENTGDQDRLLSVREAARLQSFPDHYRFVGESFNARQQMVGNAVPVRLAKAVGGAMVDVLNDSSSSSPISSGAMSGEAQDD